The Candidatus Sericytochromatia bacterium genomic interval GTCTTATCGACGTAATAGTGACCGTTCTCCCGGATCTCCCGGAAGGTCTGGATCCCGATCGGCAGCCTCTTGCGTTGCATCGCGCCTCCAGCCGCCATCATACCCGTCCAGCGAAGTCGGCGCTCAGCCGCGCAGCACCTTCTCTAGCGGCCAGCCCCTCGCGCGTTCGTCCACCAGCTTGTCGAGATGGCGAATCCGCTCGTGCCGGCGCGAGGACTCGTCAGCGCGTCACCGCGAACCAGCGACCTTCGGGGTCCGAGAAGGCAAAGTTCTCCATCCCGTGGTGTGCCGCCACCTCCGTCGCTTCCACCCCACGCGCGATGAGGGCCGCACGGCAAGCCGCCAGATCCTCGACGTGAAAGCAGATCGAGGGCGTCGCCAGGTCGAGGCCGTCCGGGTTGTCTTTCATCAACGCAAGCGGGACCAGTTCGAACGCGAAGGCCTGGTCGGCGAACCCGACTTTCACGATCGTGAAGCCGGCTGCTTCGGTGCGCTGCTTCTCGACCATCCCGACCTGCTCGACCCAGAATCGGCGGCAGAGCTCGGCATCCTGCACGTAGAGTACGACGTATCCAACTTTCATGGGCATCTCCGGGACGAGCGCGCGTGGCGGTGTTCAAGGGCCCGACCATCGTGCCCGAAAAATCGCCACCCGGCAACGGGCATGACAGGCTGGCTTCGACGGTGGGCAGGCCGAGGTGCCGGGCCACCGCCAGGCAGAACGCTTCGTTGGCGACCATCCCGGGAAAGCGGGGATCCCCACGCTTCAGGATGTGGGTCGAAGGCAGCCCGTTCACCGGCAACGCCCACTCCCCCGAGGGCAGCAGGCTCAGCACCAGCTTGCGCTGAACGCCCGCGAGGGAGACCCGGAGCTCGCCGTCGACCCCGATGGAAATTTATAACGTTCACGAGGCGAAGACTCATCTTTCCAGGTTGCTTGAATTGGTCGAGGCGGGTGAAGAAATTCTCATCGCCAGGGCTGGAAAACCTGCAGCCAGGCTGGTGCCGTTTGTCAAAACAGCGGCTGGAATCTGGCGCATCCAGGTCAAAATTGCCCACGACTTTGATGAGACACCGGAGGAATTGTTAGCTGGTTTTGAGGGTGCTGACCTTTGAAACTGCTGCTCGACACCCAGATTGCCTTGTGGTGGCTCGCTGAGCCGGGGAAGCTGACAAGCACCGCGTTCAAAGCAATTCAGTCGCCATCCCACGAGGTTTTTGTGAGCGCGGCCAGTGTGTGGGAGATGGCGATCAAGCAACAACTGGGCAAGCTCGAGATTCCCGGTTCGCCCCAGCCCGTGTTGGAGGCGGGTGAAATCCAGTTGCTGGATGTTTCCGCCGAGGACGGCTGGTGCGCCGGCTCGTTGCCTCCGCTTCACCGCGACCCGTTTGATCGGATGCTCGTGGCGCAAGCGCTGCGGCTGGGGTTGGTGGTTGTGACGCGGGATGAACACATTCCCAAATATGGGGTTGCCACCCTTCCTGGATGAAAGGGGGGTCCGAATTTGTCCCCCGGGCCAACGGGTATACTCCCCTCGATGCCCTCCAACTGCCCCTTCTGCGCCCGCCTCGCGGAGGCCTCTCAGCCCGGCCTGGTCGCCAGCTTCCCTGACGGCTTCCCCGTCAGCCCCGGCCACACCTTGATCGTCCCGCGCCGCCACATTGAGACCTACCGCGACACCACGCCCGCAGAGAAGGCGGCCCTCTGGGAGGCGGCCGATGCCGTCATGGAGGAACTCGACGCCACGCGGCGCCCTGACGGTTACAACCTCGGCGTCAACGTCGGCCGGGCCGCCGGGCAAACGGTGATGCACCTGCACCTCCACGTCATCCCGCGCTACGCGGGCGACATGGCGGACCCGCGCGGTGGCATCCGGCACGTGATTGCGGACAAGGCCAAGTACTGGGAATGATGGACGACGCCCGCTTCGAGAAACTGGTCCGAGACGCCATCCCCGGACTGCAGGACGAGCCAGAGCGGCAGAGCGCATTGCGCCGCGTCTCGGACGAGGCGATCGCCCCCCACGTCGCCCTCAAGTTGCTGGAAGAGGCCTGGGAGTGCCACGAAGCAGCCCACGCCGGGAACACGCAGGCCCTGGAGGGGGAACTGGCGGATCTGTTCGAGGTGGTTCACCGCCTGATGGCCCTGCACGGCATCAGCCCTGAGGCCGTCGAGGCCACGCGGCTGCGCAAGCGGCAAGCCCGCGGCGGCTTCGAGCAGAACTGGCTGCTGGCCAACCCGCCCCGCACCGATGCCATGCGTGGACGGGTCTGGACGGGCCCGGCCGAGGCGCTTCACAGAGCCTTGAGTGCTGAGCTGGCCACCTGTACGCGTGCCAGCCTGGCCGTGGCGTTTGGCCGCAGCAGCAGTCTGGAATTGCTCAGTCCTGCCATCTCAGGCGCCTTGCATCGGGGTGCCCAGCTTCGTATCCTGACCTCCGATTACCTCGACCTCACCGAACCCGAATTTCTCCTGGAACTGCTGGCCCTGTCGCCTGCCCTGAGCCTGCGCATCTACAGCGAGCCTGGGCGCAGTTACCACCCCAAATGCTACCTGTTCGAACAGCCGAACGGACGCCATACGGCCTTTATCGGTTCGTCGAACCTGTCACGGAGCGCCCTGGAATCGGGCGTTGAGTGGAATTACCAGGTCCGCGTCGGCGATGCAGGCTGGCCCTTCCACGACCTGCTCGCGCGTTTCGAAGGCTTGTGGCTGAGTCCCCACGCCCACGCCGTGACCCCCGCGTGGGTCGCGGCCTACGCCGAGCGGCGACAACCGCGCTCGGAGGCCTGGGAGCCGGCGTCGCCACCCGACCAGGCCGTCTCCGTGGAGCTTCTCCCAACCCCTAACCCGGCTCAGCGAGAGGCCCTCGCGGCCTTGGCCGCCCTGCGTGAGGACGGCGAACGCAAGGGCCTCGTCATCGCGGCCACGGGCATCGGCAAGACCTTCCTCGCGGCCTTCGACAGCGGCACGTTCGGCCGGGTCCTATTTCTGGCCCATCGCGACGAACTGCTGCAGCAAGCCCATGCCAGCTTCGCTCGGGTTCGCCCGGCGGCCACCCGCGGATTCTACGGTGGCGGCCTCGCGGAGGGGGAAGCCGAGCTCGTCTTCGCCTCCGTCGCCACGATCTCACGCCCCGAGCATCTCGCCCGCTTCGCTCCCGACCACTTCGACTACATCGTCGTCGATGAGGTCCACCACGCCGCGGCCCCCAGCTACCGCGCCGTCCTGCATCACTTCGCACCACGCTTCCTGCTCGGCCTCACGGCCACGCCGTACCGCGCCGACAACCAGGACATCTTCGGTCTCTGCGACGGCAACGTGGCCTATCGCGTGACCTTTCTGGAGGCGATCGCCCTGGGCTGGCTCGCGCCCTTCCGGTACTTCGGTGTGCACGATGCCACGAACTACGACGCCGTGCCGTGGCGTAACGGGGCGTACGACGTGGAGGCGCTCTCCAGGGCCGTCGAGACCCAGGCCCGGGCCCAGGCCGCGTGGCAGGCTTATCTGGCCCACCCCTCCCGTGCAGCGCTCGGATTCTGCGTCTCGATCCGTCACGCGGAGTTCATGGCCCGGTTCTTCAGCGAGCTCGGCGTGCCAGCCGTGGCCGTCCACTCCGGCCCAGGGGCGCCCGATCGCACGGGTGCCCTGGCAGCGTTGCGCACAGGCCAGGCCCGGATCCTCTTCACCGTCGACCTTTTCAACGAGGGCGTGGACGTTCCGGAACTGGACCTCGTGCTCTTTCTGCGACCCACCGACAGCGTCACCGTCTTCCTGCAGCAACTCGGCCGCGGCCTGCGCCTTCACCCTGGCAAGTCGTTCGTCACCGTCGTCGACTTCATCGGCAACTACCGCCGGGCACACCTGAAGGTGCCCGTGCTGCTGGGCCTGGAACCCGACACGCCAGCCCGGGAGGTCATTCAAGCCATGGAGGCCGCGGCAGCCGACACCTGGGTGGGGCTACCGCCTGGGGTGAAACTACACCTGGACTGGCAGGCGATCGATCTGCTCACAGCGATGGTCCAGCGGGGCGAGCCACGCCGAGAGGCCTTGATCGCAGCCTATCGCGAGGTGGCGGAAAACCTCGGCCATCCGCCCTCGCTGCTGGAGCTTCACCGCTGGGGCCGGTTCGCCGTGCGCTCCTACCGGCAGGAGTTCCGCAGCTGGCACGCCTTCTTGCAGACGCTCGGGACGCTTGACGCCGCGCATCAGCAACTGGAGAGCGAGGTCGGTTCTTTCCTCTTGGAGGTCGAGCAGACGCCCATGACGCGCGCCTTCAAGATGGTTGTGCTGGAAGCCTTCGTCCGCCGGGGCGGTCTCGACGTGCCCGTGGCCGTCGACGCGCTGGTCGCCGACTTCCGAGCCTACTTCGCAGCCAGTCCCCACCGCCAGCGGGACCTCGGCCCCGAAGTGGCGGCCCTGGACTCGGTGCCGCCCGATCGCCTGCGCGCCTACGTGATGAACAATCCCATCGCGGCCTGGACCAACCCGGGCAAGGGCAAGCGCCGCCTCTTCTTCTCACTCGATGGGAACACCCTCCGCTACACCGGCCCCAGCGCGAGCGACCCGGCGCTGTTCCGGGCCGCCGTCGAGGCCCGACTCGATTGGCGCCTCACGGCCTACTTCGAGCGCCGCTACGAGCGTCGAGACACCTTCCGTGTCATCCACAACGCGGGCGACCAGGGCCTCATCCAGCTCGGCGACGGCACCGGCGACGGGCTGCCGCGGGGCTGGGTGGCGGTGCTGGTGGGCGGCCGGCGGCTGTGGGCCAAGGTCGCGAAGGTGGCCATCAACGTGCTGAAGACCGAGCCTGTGGACGGGCCTGAGGTCCCGAACCTTCTCACAGAGGTACTGGAGGGGTTTTTCGGGCCCGGCGGTTACCGCTCGACGTACCGGAACCAGGTGCGACTCCGGCCGGCCGAGGAAGCCGGCGTGTGGGTGATCGAGCCGGTGGGCCCAAGGCAATCGCCCCCGTAGTCACGCCGTCCCAACCCAGGCTGGGAAGCCCCCTCAACGCCCCAGCCATCCCTCGATGAGGGCCGTACCTTCAGGCGTCAGTGCCTCACGAAGCTTGAGCAGCGTGCCACGCTGGGGCAGGGCAGTGCTGTTGAAGAACCGGGAGAGCGAGGGCTGGGGAATCCGGCTACGCTCGGCAAGCCAGCTGATTCCGCCGCACCGGTCCACAACGCAGCGCAGCGCGTCTTTGAAGGCGCGGACGTCGGTGATGAGCGAGTCGACGTCGCGATGGCGGAGAGACGGCCGCTCGACGATGCCGTCCGTCTCGAGATCCTCCAACAGCTCTGCCAGGTCTGCAACGATGTCGTCGCGGAGGCTCGAATCCGTTTCCTCGCGCCACATCTGAAGCAGATGGCGCAGCCCTTCGTAGCGCACGGCTTTCGCCATCGCTGTGATGGCGAACCGCTTCGGCAGGCCGGCCGCCAGCATCTCGTTGCAGATGGGGACAAGCTCGGCCAACCGGTCGACTGCCTCGTCTCGGTCGAGCGCCCCGGCACCTGCATCGAGAAACAACGTCACGGCAACCTCCCGCACACCTCATAGTGACCTTCACGAATTCGCTGCGCATGCACCGCGAACCTGGCCAACGCACGCTTTTCAGTCGGGCTCCCATCCTTCACGTAAGCCTCACACAGGAAGGCATCCCCCAGAAGCAACACCGGAAGCCTGAGCTGCACTGCACCATCTCCCATTTGGTGCCATTTCATCTTGTAACCGTTCTGAACGCTGATGCCCTGACTGAACGCCGGTGACCAGAACTTCGCGACCTGGAACTTCGGGTCTTCAGCCAGCCGGTGAAGGCGTAGGAGGTCCGGCCGGATCGTGTCCCAGTAGTCGACCGCGGAGATGTGGCCCGTATGGCGAAGACGCATGTAGGAGCGGAGAGCCCAGTTCGTGATCACGATGTCCAACAAGGCCCCCTTCATGGATATAACATTTATAACAACATATCAAGCCAGCCAGCCGCCTGATTCCGTTGTAGGGGCCCGGACCTTGCAAGCTGCCTGGCGGGAAGCAGTTCCGGTCAATTCAGCTCTTGAACACGGAGCGCGCGCACGCCAGAGCAACGCTCAGGTTCCGAATGATGCGCCCGGACCCTGTTCCCACGCCCGGGGCACCCAACCGGGGATGTCAGCCAGGCCCTTGGGGCCGAGCTGCTGGACCACCTTGCGGTCGAAGGCATCCACGTCGAAGCCAACCAGCTTCCAGGCCTTGCGCACCCACTCGGGCGCGATGAGGGGCATCTGCTCCAGGTTCCGGGCGGCGTCACGCATCCGCCAGTAGAGGCTGTTGCGCAAGCTCTGGGCCTGCTCCGCGACCGGGTCGTGGGCGCCGAACAGTCGCCGCGTTTCATCCCGCAGGTAGGTGTGCGTGTGAAACTCCCCGCGGAAGTCCTTGGCGATGGTGGCAAACCTGTGCGCGTTGCGCTGGTAGGCCTTCAGGTCGGCCAAGCCGTAGCGCGTGGGCGCGAAGGTGAGCGTGCGGCCCGCCTCCTTGAGCATCGGCGCAAGCCGGTCCTGGGCCGCCTGCTGCCCCACCGCCAGGGCCACCGCGCGGCGCGGGAACAGGGCCTCGGCGGGCTTCGCGGCCGCCAGGGCAAGGCGATCGCCCAGCGCGTGGGCCGCGTCGCGCCCGCCTGCCTGCAACGCCGAGGACCCGAGCGCCTCCACGCGGCGAGAGAGCATCGCCGCGCCGCGGCCGACCACCTTGTTCAGCAAGCTCATGGAACGACCTCCCTGACATCGCAGCGGTCCCCGGAGCCCGGCTGGCATCGCAGGCCCTGAC includes:
- a CDS encoding AAA family ATPase, yielding MQRKRLPIGIQTFREIRENGHYYVDKT
- a CDS encoding VOC family protein, yielding MKVGYVVLYVQDAELCRRFWVEQVGMVEKQRTEAAGFTIVKVGFADQAFAFELVPLALMKDNPDGLDLATPSICFHVEDLAACRAALIARGVEATEVAAHHGMENFAFSDPEGRWFAVTR
- a CDS encoding type II toxin-antitoxin system prevent-host-death family antitoxin — its product is MEIYNVHEAKTHLSRLLELVEAGEEILIARAGKPAARLVPFVKTAAGIWRIQVKIAHDFDETPEELLAGFEGADL
- a CDS encoding type II toxin-antitoxin system VapC family toxin, whose product is MKLLLDTQIALWWLAEPGKLTSTAFKAIQSPSHEVFVSAASVWEMAIKQQLGKLEIPGSPQPVLEAGEIQLLDVSAEDGWCAGSLPPLHRDPFDRMLVAQALRLGLVVVTRDEHIPKYGVATLPG
- a CDS encoding HIT family protein — encoded protein: MPSNCPFCARLAEASQPGLVASFPDGFPVSPGHTLIVPRRHIETYRDTTPAEKAALWEAADAVMEELDATRRPDGYNLGVNVGRAAGQTVMHLHLHVIPRYAGDMADPRGGIRHVIADKAKYWE
- a CDS encoding DEAD/DEAH box helicase family protein — encoded protein: MMDDARFEKLVRDAIPGLQDEPERQSALRRVSDEAIAPHVALKLLEEAWECHEAAHAGNTQALEGELADLFEVVHRLMALHGISPEAVEATRLRKRQARGGFEQNWLLANPPRTDAMRGRVWTGPAEALHRALSAELATCTRASLAVAFGRSSSLELLSPAISGALHRGAQLRILTSDYLDLTEPEFLLELLALSPALSLRIYSEPGRSYHPKCYLFEQPNGRHTAFIGSSNLSRSALESGVEWNYQVRVGDAGWPFHDLLARFEGLWLSPHAHAVTPAWVAAYAERRQPRSEAWEPASPPDQAVSVELLPTPNPAQREALAALAALREDGERKGLVIAATGIGKTFLAAFDSGTFGRVLFLAHRDELLQQAHASFARVRPAATRGFYGGGLAEGEAELVFASVATISRPEHLARFAPDHFDYIVVDEVHHAAAPSYRAVLHHFAPRFLLGLTATPYRADNQDIFGLCDGNVAYRVTFLEAIALGWLAPFRYFGVHDATNYDAVPWRNGAYDVEALSRAVETQARAQAAWQAYLAHPSRAALGFCVSIRHAEFMARFFSELGVPAVAVHSGPGAPDRTGALAALRTGQARILFTVDLFNEGVDVPELDLVLFLRPTDSVTVFLQQLGRGLRLHPGKSFVTVVDFIGNYRRAHLKVPVLLGLEPDTPAREVIQAMEAAAADTWVGLPPGVKLHLDWQAIDLLTAMVQRGEPRREALIAAYREVAENLGHPPSLLELHRWGRFAVRSYRQEFRSWHAFLQTLGTLDAAHQQLESEVGSFLLEVEQTPMTRAFKMVVLEAFVRRGGLDVPVAVDALVADFRAYFAASPHRQRDLGPEVAALDSVPPDRLRAYVMNNPIAAWTNPGKGKRRLFFSLDGNTLRYTGPSASDPALFRAAVEARLDWRLTAYFERRYERRDTFRVIHNAGDQGLIQLGDGTGDGLPRGWVAVLVGGRRLWAKVAKVAINVLKTEPVDGPEVPNLLTEVLEGFFGPGGYRSTYRNQVRLRPAEEAGVWVIEPVGPRQSPP